In the Moraxella osloensis genome, TTGAGCTGAAACCAACTTATCAATAGAGATTATCATGTCAAATAAATATTCTATTAAATTTTCAATCCTCGTCAGCTTATCAGCGTTATCTTTGGTCGCTTGTGGCAATCAAGTCGCGAAAAATAGTCAAACAGATACCATCGCCTCAACGCCTCAAACAACTCAGCAGCGTCAGGCGATAACCACCATTCCTAACGTTCAAACTCAAATCTCAGATACATTGAAAAACAATACGTTAACGGTACATCGCGACCCGAACTGTGGCTGTTGTCATAGTTGGATTGAGCATGCTAAATCCTACGGTGTGATGATTGTTGACAAAGTCACCAGTAATGAGGCAGTTACAGCGATCAA is a window encoding:
- a CDS encoding DUF411 domain-containing protein, whose amino-acid sequence is MSNKYSIKFSILVSLSALSLVACGNQVAKNSQTDTIASTPQTTQQRQAITTIPNVQTQISDTLKNNTLTVHRDPNCGCCHSWIEHAKSYGVMIVDKVTSNEAVTAIKAQHQLPTSMYSCHTIISQDGYVFEGHVPVKYMDKFLQNPPKDAIGLATPGMPMGSPGMEMGDQFSPYTIMLIKKDGSTAPYASIKQANEQY